The following are encoded in a window of Rubellicoccus peritrichatus genomic DNA:
- a CDS encoding amidase produces MPDGPKLTALEKLNALRSGEVNLITYLESICDLIEEKEPSIHAFVDGTYDRARILSDAEALLARFPDRERRPSLFGLALGVKDLIRVDGIPTRCGSKLPPELFDGKEADCVTRLIDAGAIVMGKTITPEFGTRAPVPTCNPYNLAHTSGGSSAGSAAGVASGFFPVAFGTQTVGSIIRPSAYCGVVGFKPSLPRIPMSGVIPFAPICDHAGVICHDISILPEIASVFLDDWQLVDPPKIESLTIGIFEGPYMEMASENERAFFQSAARHIESLGVALKQSRQWENIGDLNLLHRRMAFAGIARSHADWYREYGNVYSPQAIKVIEIGRAVPDEEYGALCAATIDNRTAIEQVMDDLEIDCWMTPATPDHAPHGHQSTGEASMNMIWTNTGMPVITIPYVFDQLGLPHGLQLVGRLGQDEALVEIAKLIAGMFPSIDGKEM; encoded by the coding sequence ATGCCTGATGGACCTAAATTAACAGCCCTCGAAAAATTGAATGCCCTGCGATCGGGAGAGGTAAATCTTATCACTTATCTTGAATCGATTTGCGATTTGATTGAAGAAAAGGAGCCTAGCATTCATGCGTTTGTTGATGGTACCTATGATCGGGCTCGAATTCTTTCTGATGCAGAAGCTTTACTCGCTCGCTTTCCTGATCGGGAGAGGCGCCCATCACTCTTCGGGCTTGCGCTGGGGGTTAAGGATCTGATTCGAGTTGATGGCATTCCGACACGCTGTGGTTCGAAGTTACCTCCTGAATTGTTTGATGGCAAAGAAGCTGATTGCGTTACGCGCCTGATCGATGCAGGTGCGATTGTAATGGGCAAAACCATCACGCCGGAGTTCGGGACTCGTGCTCCGGTGCCTACCTGTAATCCGTATAATCTTGCACATACTTCGGGTGGTTCCAGTGCTGGTTCGGCAGCGGGCGTTGCCAGTGGTTTTTTTCCAGTAGCATTTGGCACTCAGACTGTTGGCTCTATTATTCGTCCGTCGGCATATTGCGGCGTAGTTGGGTTCAAGCCGTCGTTGCCGCGTATCCCAATGAGCGGCGTCATTCCTTTTGCTCCGATTTGCGATCATGCCGGAGTCATTTGCCACGACATATCAATTCTCCCTGAAATCGCATCCGTCTTTTTGGATGACTGGCAACTTGTTGATCCACCTAAGATTGAATCTCTTACAATAGGAATCTTCGAAGGGCCTTATATGGAAATGGCTTCAGAGAATGAGAGAGCTTTCTTTCAGTCCGCCGCACGTCATATCGAGTCACTGGGTGTGGCCTTGAAGCAGAGTCGACAATGGGAAAACATTGGTGATTTGAATCTATTACACCGCCGCATGGCTTTTGCTGGAATTGCCAGATCACATGCCGATTGGTACCGCGAATACGGAAATGTTTATTCTCCCCAGGCCATTAAGGTAATCGAAATTGGCCGTGCTGTTCCTGATGAGGAATATGGAGCTCTTTGTGCGGCAACGATAGATAATCGTACCGCGATTGAGCAGGTAATGGACGACCTTGAAATTGATTGCTGGATGACTCCGGCAACGCCTGACCATGCGCCTCACGGACATCAGTCAACAGGTGAGGCATCGATGAATATGATTTGGACGAATACCGGCATGCCGGTTATCACGATCCCCTATGTCTTTGATCAATTAGGTTTGCCTCATGGCCTTCAGCTTGTTGGCCGTTTGGGACAGGATGAAGCCCTCGTAGAGATTGCCAAGCTGATTGCTGGAATGTTCCCGTCCATTGATGGCAAAGAGATGTAG
- a CDS encoding transglutaminase family protein: MTQLTTYKPSQQNDFLAAIGRNAAFDKITTSIMRLSVDHRTEYHYEKPVSFGDHHLYLRPRESKTLRVESFQFESEPAGKIRWIHDAFSNVVAVANFGLDQTDKLIFRNTVVFTVDEDNPFNFILDPRATGYPFKYDERERSALAPYLNDAVPAGSGKALDWFYMAVKEPNQSTDIVGWLLDINQAIKRDISYVVRDDEGIQSTAQTLELRSGSCRDMAQLFISVCRQLGIAARFASGYLYVPPSGDDAQAFVGNNNAMHAWAEVFLPGAGWLGFDPTNGILTNHYYLTAAVSNRAEWVNPIQGKYFHDEQVASTMQVSLQMQELN; encoded by the coding sequence ATGACTCAGTTGACGACATACAAACCGTCACAACAAAATGACTTCCTGGCTGCAATAGGCAGGAATGCTGCTTTCGATAAAATCACCACAAGTATCATGCGACTATCTGTTGATCACCGAACTGAATATCATTACGAAAAGCCGGTTAGCTTTGGGGATCACCATCTTTATTTAAGGCCGCGGGAAAGCAAAACGCTACGTGTTGAATCATTTCAATTTGAAAGCGAACCGGCCGGAAAAATACGCTGGATACATGATGCTTTCAGCAACGTTGTCGCTGTGGCAAACTTCGGACTCGATCAAACGGACAAATTGATATTCCGGAACACAGTGGTCTTCACGGTCGATGAAGATAATCCATTCAATTTCATTCTCGACCCGCGTGCTACCGGCTACCCCTTTAAATACGATGAGCGCGAACGCAGTGCTCTGGCACCATATCTCAACGATGCCGTTCCGGCAGGATCAGGTAAAGCACTGGACTGGTTTTACATGGCAGTGAAAGAGCCCAATCAATCCACTGATATTGTCGGCTGGCTCCTCGACATCAACCAAGCAATAAAACGCGACATCAGTTATGTCGTTCGCGATGATGAAGGCATTCAATCTACAGCTCAAACCCTGGAACTTCGCAGCGGATCATGCCGTGACATGGCGCAACTTTTCATATCTGTTTGCCGTCAACTCGGAATCGCAGCGCGCTTTGCAAGCGGCTATCTTTACGTTCCACCGAGCGGAGATGATGCTCAGGCATTTGTTGGAAACAACAACGCCATGCATGCATGGGCGGAAGTCTTTTTGCCCGGGGCCGGTTGGCTCGGCTTCGACCCAACCAATGGAATTTTAACCAATCATTACTATTTGACCGCAGCGGTATCCAATCGAGCTGAGTGGGTTAATCCAATTCAGGGTAAATACTTTCACGATGAGCAAGTGGCATCAACGATGCAAGTCTCACTCCAAATGCAGGAGCTGAATTGA
- a CDS encoding transglutaminase family protein: MRFTVTHTTQYKYSQPASESFAELRIWPQDTPEQKVLERELKIDPWTPVDHYEDYFGNKVEFFSIPYRHSELSVSSVAVVETHPGPNLDAVLETPLGDARQILNGQLYQLFEFRQPTAKVPLTGLDLKNNKPFFKEADDIGECLLRLNTWIYKNFSYTPGATDISTPLPKVLETRKGVCQDFAHLMLAILRSNGLAARYVSGYIEAFDPEKSDNALIGAAASHAWVEVYLPGEHWIGFDPTNNQIVGERHVKVATGRDYDDVAPMRGTFKGAQDQRLQVMVSLERMKRAEDKFHDSVDDIQTVTTK, translated from the coding sequence GTGCGCTTTACGGTAACACACACGACCCAGTATAAATATAGTCAACCCGCTTCTGAATCTTTTGCGGAGTTGCGCATTTGGCCACAGGATACCCCCGAGCAGAAGGTGCTGGAACGGGAACTGAAAATAGATCCCTGGACACCTGTTGATCACTATGAGGACTATTTCGGAAACAAAGTTGAATTTTTTTCCATACCCTACCGACATAGCGAATTGTCCGTTAGTTCTGTCGCCGTGGTGGAGACGCACCCCGGGCCAAATCTTGATGCTGTCCTTGAAACACCCCTGGGTGACGCCCGCCAGATTCTAAATGGCCAATTGTACCAGCTTTTCGAATTCCGCCAACCAACTGCAAAAGTTCCGCTGACGGGACTCGACCTAAAGAACAACAAACCGTTTTTCAAAGAAGCCGACGATATCGGAGAGTGCTTACTGCGCCTGAATACATGGATCTATAAAAACTTTTCCTACACACCTGGTGCAACCGACATCAGCACACCCTTACCAAAAGTGCTGGAAACGCGTAAAGGTGTGTGCCAGGACTTCGCTCATCTGATGCTGGCGATCCTGCGATCCAACGGCTTGGCGGCGCGCTATGTCAGCGGATACATAGAAGCCTTCGATCCCGAAAAGTCAGACAACGCACTGATCGGTGCCGCAGCCAGTCATGCCTGGGTCGAAGTTTACTTACCTGGCGAACACTGGATTGGCTTTGATCCAACGAACAACCAGATTGTTGGTGAACGACATGTCAAAGTCGCCACCGGGCGTGACTATGATGATGTTGCCCCGATGCGAGGAACCTTTAAAGGTGCTCAGGACCAGCGGCTACAAGTCATGGTCTCACTTGAGCGCATGAAGCGCGCTGAAGATAAATTCCATGACTCAGTTGACGACATACAAACCGTCACAACAAAATGA
- a CDS encoding DASS family sodium-coupled anion symporter, which yields MSSKTTSEQDKPVVLKKQNATIGNRQRIGLWAGPLVFLVVLLLPAPEGMGPEAKRMAAIAALMAIWWISESVPIPATSLLPIVLFPLLGIMPTGEATTPYASHLIFLFMGGFIIALAMQRWNLHRRIALCIIYCVGFSPGRLVFGFMLATAVLSAFVSNTATAVMMMPIGLAVMLQTKTELEQASAKDHTSALDALGVNLMLGIAYAASIGGVATLIGTPPNTVLASYLSSVYNYEIGFAHWLLVGMPLVIIFLPLSWWWLTRIANPMPGLSLPGGKQVIEKEIKEMGSMSPGERWTAVVFGLTALGWISRPYLADFFIEPKMIKDATIAMLGALVLFVIPVNLKKHDFVMNWEWASKLPWGVLVLFGGGLSLATGFQKSGLVKWIVDQIEFLSGMPIIALIFGITIMVIFLTELTSNTATASMLMPVLGGIAIGLEESPLLLLAPAALSASFAFMLPVATPPNAIVFGSGCVTIPQMVRSGLGLNIIGIILVTLAAYFILIPAFGIVVGELPDWVK from the coding sequence ATGAGCAGCAAAACCACCTCAGAACAGGACAAGCCAGTTGTACTGAAAAAACAAAACGCCACAATAGGCAACAGACAACGCATAGGCCTTTGGGCTGGGCCATTGGTTTTCCTTGTCGTTCTACTGCTTCCCGCCCCTGAAGGGATGGGGCCCGAGGCAAAGCGAATGGCTGCAATCGCAGCTTTAATGGCCATCTGGTGGATTTCTGAATCAGTGCCGATCCCAGCTACCAGCTTACTTCCAATTGTGCTTTTTCCATTGCTGGGAATCATGCCAACCGGTGAGGCCACCACGCCTTATGCAAGTCATCTGATTTTTCTCTTTATGGGAGGCTTTATTATCGCACTGGCAATGCAGCGATGGAATCTCCACCGCCGAATCGCCCTTTGCATCATCTACTGTGTTGGGTTTTCACCTGGGAGACTGGTCTTCGGCTTCATGCTGGCGACTGCCGTCCTATCAGCCTTCGTTTCCAATACTGCAACTGCCGTGATGATGATGCCAATCGGTCTGGCTGTTATGCTTCAAACCAAGACCGAGCTGGAGCAAGCAAGTGCGAAGGATCATACGAGCGCCCTCGATGCATTGGGAGTCAACTTGATGCTGGGGATAGCCTATGCGGCATCCATTGGTGGCGTCGCCACCTTAATTGGAACTCCGCCCAACACCGTCCTGGCCAGCTATCTATCATCTGTCTATAATTATGAAATTGGCTTTGCTCACTGGTTGCTCGTGGGAATGCCATTGGTTATCATATTCCTGCCACTGTCATGGTGGTGGTTGACACGCATTGCCAATCCGATGCCGGGACTGTCCTTACCTGGCGGCAAACAAGTCATCGAAAAAGAAATCAAGGAAATGGGTTCCATGAGCCCGGGCGAACGCTGGACCGCGGTGGTTTTCGGCCTCACGGCGTTGGGTTGGATTTCCCGGCCCTATCTAGCAGACTTCTTTATCGAACCCAAGATGATCAAGGACGCTACAATCGCCATGCTGGGGGCGCTTGTCCTGTTTGTGATCCCTGTGAATCTGAAAAAGCATGATTTCGTCATGAACTGGGAGTGGGCTTCCAAACTGCCATGGGGAGTTTTGGTTCTATTTGGCGGTGGACTTTCGCTCGCAACAGGCTTTCAAAAATCCGGACTGGTAAAATGGATCGTCGACCAAATCGAGTTCCTGTCAGGAATGCCGATTATCGCCCTGATATTTGGCATTACTATCATGGTTATCTTTCTAACTGAGCTGACTTCCAACACCGCTACCGCAAGTATGCTGATGCCAGTCCTAGGAGGAATCGCAATCGGCCTTGAGGAAAGCCCTCTCCTCCTCCTCGCACCAGCAGCCCTTTCCGCATCGTTTGCCTTCATGTTGCCCGTCGCCACCCCACCAAATGCAATCGTTTTTGGCTCGGGATGTGTAACCATTCCTCAAATGGTCAGAAGCGGTCTGGGGCTCAATATCATCGGTATCATCCTCGTGACCCTGGCCGCATACTTCATCCTCATTCCTGCTTTCGGGATAGTCGTTGGCGAGCTGCCCGATTGGGTGAAATAG
- a CDS encoding response regulator, which yields MLLVDDIEGIHDMLDVVFENTGIELEHAYLGQQALEIYQEKEIDVVLSDICMPGMDGLELFEKLKEIDPALTMIMTTASEQRDYVIRALRLGAFDYIEKPYNEENLQKSVKRAFIERRKRVARTSGESVSDEEIEHLKQELAARDQAIAEIDQKNAEIEQLKQELNAQKEVLTASEKKRKALDKLRMELEVKEGAMKTMEAVMKERMEKLKTAQQDQKREAKGGLSAEAEAQLEELQAKLEAREAELTEKEMSVQERELFVTETEESLMEKGMRLTEIEAELEQMREDIGAGGGGGGGMSAEEQAELEEMKSKLAEKEEVLRNLEESIHEKEKSIEKAEKLVKIREQFLEQSESILFGDSKG from the coding sequence TTGCTACTAGTTGACGATATCGAAGGCATCCACGACATGTTGGATGTTGTGTTTGAGAACACAGGTATCGAATTGGAGCATGCTTATCTGGGACAGCAGGCACTCGAAATATATCAGGAGAAGGAAATCGATGTCGTCCTCAGTGACATTTGCATGCCAGGGATGGACGGTTTGGAGTTGTTTGAAAAGCTCAAGGAGATCGACCCTGCATTGACCATGATTATGACAACCGCTTCAGAGCAGCGGGATTATGTTATTCGGGCTTTGCGGCTGGGCGCTTTTGATTACATCGAAAAACCTTACAACGAGGAAAACCTTCAGAAAAGCGTGAAGCGTGCCTTTATTGAGCGTCGCAAGCGGGTGGCTCGCACCTCGGGAGAATCCGTTTCCGATGAGGAAATCGAACACTTGAAGCAAGAGCTGGCGGCTCGGGATCAAGCGATTGCCGAAATTGACCAGAAGAATGCCGAAATCGAGCAGCTTAAGCAGGAGCTGAATGCCCAGAAAGAGGTCCTGACCGCCAGTGAGAAGAAGCGTAAAGCGCTGGATAAGTTGCGGATGGAGTTGGAAGTGAAAGAAGGCGCGATGAAGACAATGGAAGCGGTGATGAAGGAGCGAATGGAAAAGCTCAAAACCGCTCAACAGGATCAAAAGCGCGAGGCTAAAGGCGGGCTTTCTGCAGAGGCAGAGGCGCAGTTGGAAGAACTTCAGGCCAAGCTTGAAGCACGCGAAGCTGAATTGACTGAGAAGGAAATGAGCGTTCAGGAGCGTGAGTTATTTGTTACTGAGACCGAAGAGTCTCTCATGGAAAAGGGCATGCGGCTTACAGAAATTGAAGCCGAGTTAGAACAGATGCGTGAAGACATCGGAGCAGGCGGTGGCGGCGGAGGAGGCATGAGTGCCGAAGAGCAGGCCGAGCTTGAGGAAATGAAATCCAAACTCGCAGAGAAGGAGGAGGTCTTACGTAATCTGGAGGAGTCCATCCACGAAAAGGAAAAATCCATCGAGAAGGCAGAAAAGCTGGTTAAGATCCGTGAACAGTTTCTGGAGCAGAGTGAGTCTATCCTTTTTGGTGACTCCAAAGGGTAA
- a CDS encoding gamma carbonic anhydrase family protein, with product MTITERLQRFLECDPKIDSTAYVAKDAVVIGSVMVGPKASIWHGCVLRGDIERIVIGEGSNVQDGTVIHLADGLSAIVGRYVTIGHKAMIHACTIEDECLIGMSATILDGAVIGARSIVGAGAVVTKGTVVPPGSLVLGTPAKVVRSLSDEEQGGLKEWADKYVEVSAYHKAKFQGD from the coding sequence ATGACGATTACCGAGCGCCTGCAGAGATTTCTTGAATGTGATCCGAAAATTGACTCCACGGCTTATGTGGCCAAGGACGCAGTGGTTATTGGTTCCGTGATGGTTGGGCCGAAGGCCAGCATTTGGCATGGCTGTGTCTTGCGTGGTGATATTGAACGCATCGTCATTGGCGAAGGGTCAAATGTCCAGGACGGCACCGTCATTCATCTGGCCGACGGTCTGTCTGCTATCGTCGGGCGCTACGTTACGATTGGGCACAAGGCAATGATTCACGCTTGCACGATCGAAGACGAATGCCTGATCGGAATGAGTGCCACGATTTTGGATGGTGCCGTGATCGGAGCACGATCGATTGTTGGGGCCGGAGCGGTGGTGACCAAGGGAACTGTTGTTCCGCCGGGTTCGCTTGTTCTGGGAACACCAGCCAAGGTGGTACGTTCTTTGTCAGACGAGGAACAGGGCGGACTTAAGGAGTGGGCCGACAAATATGTCGAAGTTAGTGCCTATCATAAGGCGAAGTTTCAAGGTGACTAG
- a CDS encoding DUF3817 domain-containing protein: protein MKAKDAIHRLRVIGLIEGISFLLLMGIAMPLKYIWDMPMAVKVVGWAHGVLFIGFCILLLVAMILARWSFARGALFFVAALIPFGPFLVDKRLRVYADEAEAATGA from the coding sequence ATGAAAGCCAAAGATGCCATTCATCGTCTACGAGTCATCGGCCTGATTGAAGGAATTTCCTTCCTTCTCCTCATGGGGATCGCGATGCCATTGAAATATATTTGGGACATGCCCATGGCGGTCAAAGTCGTCGGTTGGGCGCATGGGGTCCTGTTTATCGGCTTTTGTATCTTGCTTCTTGTCGCAATGATTCTAGCCCGCTGGAGTTTTGCCCGCGGTGCTTTGTTTTTTGTTGCCGCGTTGATTCCCTTTGGGCCGTTCCTTGTCGATAAGCGCCTGCGTGTTTACGCGGATGAAGCGGAAGCCGCTACAGGTGCTTGA
- the hemE gene encoding uroporphyrinogen decarboxylase gives MTSRQRFLAAANCQATDRPPIWVMRQAGRYLPEYRELKTKHSFLEMVRTPELATEVTLQPLKRFALDAAIIFSDILIIPEALGQPYHFRDQGGIGMDFALNEPRHFENLRDSSAIRENLNYVADALKLTRKEISKDKALLGFAGSPWTLACYMVEGGSSDSFSSIKTLALDEPALFGRLMETLAESVAELLKMKIEAGADAVQIFDSWGAACPGNRYWDWSLRWIESVIQKLPAETPVIIFAKGMALHAKTLAATGASILSLDWTAKINEVHDSLGGKVAVQGNLDPVLMTTSPPLVEEAAKEILESMRGKSGHIFNLGHGITPNAKIECMQTLVETVTSWK, from the coding sequence ATGACTTCACGCCAACGCTTCCTAGCCGCAGCCAATTGCCAAGCAACCGATAGACCCCCCATCTGGGTCATGCGGCAGGCAGGGCGCTATCTTCCAGAATATCGCGAACTAAAAACCAAGCATTCATTCCTGGAAATGGTGAGAACGCCCGAGCTGGCCACTGAAGTGACACTCCAGCCTCTCAAGCGATTTGCCCTCGATGCTGCCATTATCTTTTCTGATATACTAATTATTCCTGAAGCGCTTGGACAACCATATCACTTTCGTGATCAAGGTGGCATTGGAATGGACTTCGCGCTCAACGAGCCAAGGCATTTTGAGAACTTGCGTGACAGCTCGGCTATTCGCGAAAACCTCAACTACGTAGCCGACGCCTTGAAACTTACCCGTAAGGAAATTTCCAAAGACAAGGCGCTACTTGGATTTGCGGGATCTCCCTGGACGCTGGCCTGTTACATGGTGGAAGGAGGCTCTTCTGACAGTTTCTCCAGCATCAAAACCCTGGCTCTGGATGAACCAGCTCTTTTCGGCAGACTCATGGAAACTCTGGCTGAATCCGTTGCCGAGTTGTTGAAAATGAAAATCGAAGCCGGAGCGGATGCCGTTCAAATCTTTGATTCCTGGGGTGCTGCCTGCCCTGGCAATCGCTACTGGGATTGGTCATTGCGCTGGATCGAATCTGTCATTCAAAAGCTCCCTGCTGAAACACCAGTCATCATTTTTGCCAAAGGAATGGCGCTCCATGCCAAGACACTGGCAGCCACTGGAGCATCGATACTCAGCCTTGATTGGACCGCAAAAATCAATGAAGTCCATGATTCCCTCGGAGGCAAAGTTGCCGTTCAGGGCAATCTCGATCCTGTGCTAATGACTACCAGCCCTCCTCTGGTCGAAGAAGCTGCAAAGGAGATTCTTGAGTCAATGCGTGGCAAATCAGGGCATATTTTTAATCTCGGTCACGGAATCACACCGAACGCAAAGATCGAGTGTATGCAGACTCTGGTTGAAACCGTGACAAGCTGGAAGTAA
- the hemF gene encoding oxygen-dependent coproporphyrinogen oxidase has protein sequence MEEPDIDAIGNYLRSLQDKLCNGLQEIDKVGSFTIDRWDRPEGGGGESRAFSGGSVFEKGGINFSDVSGAALPAAATARRPELVGRSFRAMGVSVVIHPVNPYAPTSHANVRFLVAEKEGETPVWWFGGGFDLTPYYGFEEDAVYWHKTAREACLPYGDGLYPRFKQWCDEYFFLPHRNEPRGIGGLFFDDFNEGGFKNAFGFMKSVGDHYWQGYGPIVKRRMATQYGERERNWQKLRRGRYVEFNLVYDRGTLFGLQSKGRTESILMSLPPEVHWAYNHQPEPNTAESELLEKYLISKDWLGEEVKSEK, from the coding sequence ATGGAAGAGCCTGACATAGATGCCATCGGCAATTATTTGCGTTCCCTGCAGGACAAACTTTGCAATGGCCTGCAAGAAATCGACAAGGTGGGCAGCTTCACCATTGATCGATGGGATCGACCAGAAGGCGGCGGTGGCGAATCGCGTGCTTTTTCCGGAGGTTCGGTTTTTGAAAAAGGCGGGATAAATTTCTCTGATGTTTCCGGAGCCGCCCTGCCCGCCGCCGCTACGGCCCGACGGCCTGAACTTGTCGGACGCAGTTTTCGCGCTATGGGTGTTTCCGTAGTTATTCATCCAGTCAATCCATACGCACCGACTTCTCACGCGAATGTACGTTTTCTGGTAGCGGAAAAAGAAGGTGAGACTCCGGTATGGTGGTTTGGTGGTGGCTTCGATTTAACGCCCTACTATGGCTTTGAGGAAGATGCCGTTTACTGGCACAAAACCGCAAGGGAGGCTTGCCTGCCCTACGGCGACGGACTCTATCCACGCTTCAAACAATGGTGCGATGAGTACTTTTTCCTGCCTCACAGAAATGAACCAAGAGGCATCGGCGGACTCTTCTTTGACGACTTCAACGAAGGTGGCTTTAAAAACGCTTTTGGATTCATGAAAAGCGTCGGGGATCATTATTGGCAGGGCTACGGCCCAATCGTAAAGCGCCGGATGGCAACCCAATATGGAGAGCGCGAACGAAACTGGCAAAAGCTAAGGCGGGGACGCTATGTTGAATTCAACCTGGTTTATGACCGTGGGACGCTATTCGGTTTGCAATCCAAAGGTCGAACCGAATCGATTTTGATGTCACTCCCTCCAGAAGTGCACTGGGCCTATAACCATCAGCCAGAGCCGAATACCGCTGAGTCTGAGCTACTTGAAAAGTATCTGATCTCTAAGGATTGGCTTGGTGAGGAAGTGAAAAGTGAGAAGTGA
- a CDS encoding lysophospholipid acyltransferase family protein, which produces MIKEKPNRFCIGLLDWYLTYQFRRRFFSVHVDGFDGFDAFFKDAGSFPILFYGNHQSWWDGFFAFQLARRYGIDQRVIMEEKNLQRFPFFRYVGVFGVDLDLKEGRAQSLMHCVRTLKVDKPRRALLMYPQGRLVSPLEKAWPPFKPGIETILKLCPAVKAVPIIHEIVSGKHQLPEVFIEIGQPISAANQPDATVLEAALKDTREIMIEKVLAGSVPQNGFYLSKPAKHMHGETGSSPRHADAK; this is translated from the coding sequence ATGATTAAGGAAAAACCGAACCGCTTCTGTATTGGCCTGCTTGACTGGTATCTGACTTATCAGTTTCGCCGCCGATTTTTCAGTGTGCATGTGGACGGTTTTGATGGGTTTGATGCCTTTTTCAAAGATGCGGGCAGCTTTCCCATCCTTTTCTATGGTAATCATCAGAGTTGGTGGGATGGCTTTTTTGCGTTTCAACTGGCCAGGCGCTATGGCATCGATCAACGGGTCATTATGGAGGAAAAGAACCTCCAGCGTTTTCCTTTTTTCCGTTATGTTGGGGTTTTCGGCGTGGATTTGGACCTGAAGGAAGGGCGAGCTCAAAGCCTGATGCATTGTGTTCGCACTCTTAAAGTCGATAAACCGCGTCGTGCACTGCTTATGTATCCTCAAGGGCGTCTGGTATCTCCGTTGGAAAAGGCCTGGCCTCCATTTAAGCCAGGTATTGAAACGATCTTGAAATTGTGTCCAGCGGTTAAAGCCGTACCTATCATTCACGAGATTGTATCTGGGAAGCACCAGCTTCCGGAGGTATTTATAGAGATTGGCCAGCCTATTTCGGCTGCGAATCAACCAGATGCTACCGTTCTTGAGGCAGCGCTCAAGGATACCCGCGAAATCATGATTGAGAAAGTGCTCGCAGGGTCAGTTCCTCAAAATGGCTTCTATTTAAGTAAACCTGCCAAGCATATGCATGGAGAAACGGGCTCTTCTCCCCGGCATGCTGATGCAAAATAG
- a CDS encoding NAD-dependent epimerase/dehydratase family protein — translation MESSKSIVILGCGYVGAAMAEQALARGMHVIALTRNADKAAGLRAKGVQCVVEADLGSDDWHTQIEPRQDYVFNCVSSGGGGLDGYRKSYVAGQQSLLRWAAKGNIGTVIYTGATSVYSQSDGEIVDEDSTSGDLSPSGEILLEAEKVLSEGAAAAKIARWFVLRLGGIYGPGRHYLLDKLRAGETAFPGSGDFYVNMIHRDDIVSAAFALFQSPEVIKDRIYNLVDGDYPSKSEMVEWLADRLSVGKPHFDPSQSMNREGRRRNTEGKLPNRRVSTERIRSELNWKPTYPSFRDGYEEILAGS, via the coding sequence ATGGAATCAAGCAAGTCGATTGTCATTTTAGGATGCGGCTACGTTGGGGCAGCCATGGCTGAACAAGCTCTGGCGCGAGGAATGCATGTCATTGCATTGACTCGAAACGCTGACAAGGCAGCTGGGCTTAGAGCCAAAGGTGTGCAATGCGTTGTGGAAGCGGATCTGGGGTCGGACGATTGGCACACGCAAATCGAGCCTCGGCAAGACTATGTATTCAATTGCGTTAGTTCTGGTGGCGGTGGTCTGGATGGTTACCGGAAGTCTTATGTTGCCGGTCAGCAGTCGCTGTTGCGTTGGGCAGCAAAAGGCAATATCGGAACTGTCATATATACAGGAGCGACCAGTGTTTACTCGCAATCTGATGGCGAAATTGTCGATGAGGATTCAACCTCTGGAGACTTGTCGCCCTCAGGTGAGATATTATTGGAGGCTGAAAAGGTTTTATCTGAGGGAGCGGCTGCAGCGAAGATTGCACGCTGGTTCGTCCTCCGGCTTGGTGGAATTTATGGCCCTGGCCGTCACTACCTGCTCGATAAATTGCGTGCGGGTGAAACAGCTTTTCCTGGGAGTGGTGATTTTTATGTTAACATGATCCATCGCGATGATATTGTCTCAGCCGCCTTTGCGCTTTTTCAATCACCCGAAGTAATCAAAGACCGCATTTACAATCTTGTTGATGGAGATTATCCGAGCAAAAGTGAGATGGTCGAGTGGTTGGCGGATCGTCTTAGTGTGGGGAAGCCGCATTTTGATCCTTCGCAATCCATGAATCGCGAAGGTCGTCGTCGTAATACTGAAGGAAAGCTTCCTAATCGTCGTGTTTCCACCGAACGGATACGAAGTGAGCTGAACTGGAAACCGACTTATCCAAGTTTTCGCGACGGGTATGAGGAGATTTTGGCAGGGAGCTGA